A section of the Pseudomonas tritici genome encodes:
- a CDS encoding AAA family ATPase, translating to MEFKVLTVDATVPQLGRNTVYLKKDNWNDYSYVTMFDMSLHDANGNYVIVGSIKIAFKGQTTSVSTFSTLDKSFTELDKRYFSLGNSVDFYKAMTKLNRDTRRTVLTALRDIVVQPEIIQEITGEDVFGTSLLRYHSLSVVKGQFARILWGKAELTEYAFQYRRPEDSDVGSITMSFDVSVDVKPNTNVHAIIGRNGVGKTTLLNGMIESVNNKKNQGFFLDKSGSPIASDYFSSLVSVSFSVFDPFTPPADQPDPAKGTCYFYVGLKKVGIDDSLKTLQELRGDCIKSLVACFGAPGKVDSWLKAIEKLGSDENFSRMGLHQLESVFRAIKEELSGTSQADSQIFYDNYYRKALPYLEKMSSGHSVVLLTITRLVALVEEKTLVLLDEPESHLHPPLLSAFVRALADLLHDRNGVAIIATHSPVVLQEIPKSCAWVINRVGKASVTIRPKIETFGENVGVITSEVFNLEVDRSGFHDLLAASVRSGKKYEEIISEYSGQLGLEGRALLRSLVETRDQERAHDAS from the coding sequence ATGGAATTTAAGGTGTTGACCGTTGACGCGACGGTGCCGCAGTTAGGTAGAAATACCGTCTATCTAAAAAAGGATAACTGGAATGATTACTCATATGTGACAATGTTTGATATGTCATTGCATGATGCTAATGGGAATTATGTAATCGTTGGTAGCATTAAAATAGCATTCAAAGGACAAACCACAAGTGTTTCTACGTTTTCTACATTGGATAAAAGCTTCACTGAGCTAGATAAACGATATTTTTCACTTGGTAATAGCGTTGATTTCTACAAAGCTATGACCAAGCTTAATCGCGATACCAGGCGGACTGTGCTAACAGCGCTACGCGATATAGTGGTCCAGCCAGAAATTATTCAGGAAATTACTGGCGAGGATGTCTTTGGGACTTCTTTATTGAGATATCACAGCCTTTCTGTGGTGAAAGGCCAGTTTGCGCGTATTTTATGGGGTAAGGCAGAGCTTACCGAATACGCCTTTCAATATAGACGACCTGAAGACTCGGATGTGGGCAGCATAACAATGTCGTTTGACGTTTCTGTCGACGTCAAGCCAAACACCAATGTGCACGCGATCATCGGTCGTAATGGTGTAGGTAAGACAACTTTACTCAATGGAATGATTGAATCAGTTAATAACAAAAAGAACCAAGGTTTTTTTCTAGATAAATCTGGGTCTCCTATTGCTTCCGACTATTTTAGCAGCTTGGTGTCTGTTTCGTTCAGTGTGTTCGACCCATTCACTCCGCCTGCTGACCAACCGGACCCTGCAAAAGGTACGTGTTATTTTTATGTCGGCCTTAAAAAAGTGGGAATAGATGATAGCCTGAAAACCCTGCAAGAGTTGCGCGGAGACTGTATAAAATCGCTGGTCGCATGTTTTGGTGCTCCCGGGAAAGTAGATAGCTGGCTAAAAGCTATAGAAAAGCTTGGATCAGATGAAAATTTCTCCAGAATGGGCCTTCATCAGCTAGAGTCTGTATTTCGTGCTATTAAAGAAGAATTAAGCGGAACAAGTCAGGCGGACTCGCAAATTTTCTACGATAATTATTATCGCAAAGCTTTGCCATATCTAGAAAAAATGAGTTCAGGGCATTCTGTTGTTTTGTTGACAATAACCCGGCTAGTTGCTTTAGTCGAAGAAAAAACGCTTGTTCTTTTAGACGAACCAGAAAGCCACCTGCACCCTCCACTATTGTCAGCTTTCGTTCGAGCATTAGCAGATCTTCTTCACGACCGAAATGGTGTCGCTATTATCGCTACACACTCGCCGGTAGTCTTGCAAGAAATACCTAAGTCGTGTGCATGGGTGATAAATAGAGTAGGTAAGGCTTCTGTGACTATCCGACCTAAAATCGAAACATTTGGAGAGAACGTTGGTGTTATCACTAGTGAGGTTTTCAACTTGGAGGTTGATCGCTCAGGATTTCATGATTTGTTGGCTGCGTCTGTTAGAAGTGGGAAGAAATATGAGGAAATAATCAGTGAGTATAGTGGTCAGCTTGGTTTGGAGGGGAGGGCACTGCTTAGGTCTTTAGTGGAAACAAGAGATCAGGAGCGCGCCCATGATGCGTCTTAA